A window of Dasypus novemcinctus isolate mDasNov1 unplaced genomic scaffold, mDasNov1.1.hap2 scaffold_124, whole genome shotgun sequence contains these coding sequences:
- the LOC101440507 gene encoding cytochrome P450 4F2-like isoform X2 yields the protein MQLLNLSWLGPGPTGPSPWLLLLLIGASWFLARALAWSYAFYDTCRHLRCFPQLPRRNWFWGHLGLVKPTEQGLKVLEKHVATYPQCLVNWWGPLIPIVTLWHPDFIRCVTNTSAAIARKDMFVYQFAKPWLGDGLVISNGDKWSRHRRMLTPAFHFNILKPYVKIFNKSTNIMHAKWQRLVLEGSSCLDMFEHTSLMMLDSLQKCIFSFDSHCQEKPSEYITSILELSALVAKRKEQIFLHKDLLYRLSSYGRRFHRTCRLVHNFTNAVIQERRRTLPDKAADEFLMTKARTKTLDFIDVLLLAKDEDGKELSDEDIRAEADTFMFAGHDTTASGLSWALYNLAKHPEYQERCRQEVQELLRDRGSEEIEWDDLAHLPFLTMCIKESLRLHPPVTGILRRCTQDVVLPDGLVIPKGVNCLISIFGMHHNPTVWPNPEELHWADIRHVRDEGGPGAHAAALPHPARHDRAPEEAGGDPAHGGWTLVAGGATERRSYWMHRQRALDPIPDPTHSPW from the exons ATGCAGCTCCTGAACCTGTCCTGGCTGGGACCCGGGCCCACAGGCCCCTCCCCGTGGCTGCTCCTGCTGCTGATCGGGGCCTCCTGGTTCCTGGCCCGCGCCCTGGCCTGGTCCTACGCCTTCTATGACACGTGCCGCCACCTTCGATGCTTCCCACAGCTCCCAAGGAGGAACTGGTTCTGGGGCCACCTGGGTCTG GTCAAACCAACAGAGCAGGGCTTGAAGGTACTGGAAAAGCATGTGGCCACCTACCCCCAGTGTCTTGTGAACTGGTGGGGACCCCTCATTCCCATTGTCACTCTGTGGCACCCTGACTTCATCCGGTGTGTCACCAACACCTCAG CTGCCATTGCACGCAAAGACATGTTCGTCTACCAGTTCGCGAAGCCCTGGCTAG GGGATGGACTTGTGATAAGTAATGGTGACAAGTGGAGCCGCCACCGTCGCATGCTGACCCCCGCCTTCCACTTCAACATCCTGAAGCCCTATGTGAAGATTTTCAACAAGAGCACGAACATAATGCAC GCCAAGTGGCAGCGCCTGGTCTTGGAGGGCAGCTCCTGTCTGGACATGTTTGAGCACACCAGCCTCATGATGCTGGACAGTCTTCAGAAATGCATCTTCAGCTTCGACAGCCACTGCCAGGA gaagcccagTGAATACATCACCAGTATCTTGGAGCTCAGTGCACTTGTGGCGAAACGGAAAGAGCAGATCTTCCTGCACAAGGACTTGCTGTACCGCCTCAGTTCTTATGGGCGGCGCTTCCACAGGACATGTCGCTTGGTGCACAACTTCACAAATGCTGTCATCCAGGAGCGGCGCCGAACGCTCCCTGATAAGGCTGCTGATGAGTTCCTCATGACAAAGGCCAGAACCAAAACTTTGGACTTCATTGATGTGCTCCTGCTGGCCAAG GATGAGGATGGGAAAGAACTATCAGATGAGGACATCCGAGCAGAGGCTGACACCTTCATGTTTGCAG GCCATGACACCACGGCCAGTGGCCTCTCCTGGGCCCTGTACAACCTCGCTAAACACCCAGAGTACCAGGAGCGCTGCCGGCAGGAGGTGCAAGAGCTCCTGAGGGACCGCGGGTCAGAGGAGATTGAATG GGACGACCTGGCCCATTTGCCCTTCCTGACCATGTGCATCAAGGAGAGTCTGCGGCTGCATCCCCCAGTCACCGGCATCCTCCGCCGCTGTACCCAGGACGTGGTGCTCCCGGACGGCCTGGTGATCCCCAAAG GTGTAAACTGCCTAATCAGTATTTTCGGGATGCATCACAACCCGACAGTCTGGCCAAATCCTGAG GAACTGCATTGGGCAGACATTCGCCATGTCCGAGATGAAGGTGGCCCTGGCGCTCACGCTGCTGCGCTTCCGCATCCTGCCAGGCATGACAGAGCCCCAGAGGAAGCCGGAGGTGATCCTGCGCACGGAGGATGGACTTTGGTTGCGGGTGGAGCCACTGAGCGCAGGTCCTACTGGATGCATCGACAAAGGGCCTTAGACCCCATCCCTGACCCCACCCATTCGCCTTGGTAG
- the LOC101440507 gene encoding cytochrome P450 4F2-like isoform X1, giving the protein MQLLNLSWLGPGPTGPSPWLLLLLIGASWFLARALAWSYAFYDTCRHLRCFPQLPRRNWFWGHLGLVKPTEQGLKVLEKHVATYPQCLVNWWGPLIPIVTLWHPDFIRCVTNTSAAIARKDMFVYQFAKPWLGDGLVISNGDKWSRHRRMLTPAFHFNILKPYVKIFNKSTNIMHAKWQRLVLEGSSCLDMFEHTSLMMLDSLQKCIFSFDSHCQEKPSEYITSILELSALVAKRKEQIFLHKDLLYRLSSYGRRFHRTCRLVHNFTNAVIQERRRTLPDKAADEFLMTKARTKTLDFIDVLLLAKDEDGKELSDEDIRAEADTFMFAGHDTTASGLSWALYNLAKHPEYQERCRQEVQELLRDRGSEEIEWDDLAHLPFLTMCIKESLRLHPPVTGILRRCTQDVVLPDGLVIPKGVNCLISIFGMHHNPTVWPNPEVYDPFRFNPENTQKRSPLAFIPFSAGPRNCIGQTFAMSEMKVALALTLLRFRILPGMTEPQRKPEVILRTEDGLWLRVEPLSAGPTGCIDKGP; this is encoded by the exons ATGCAGCTCCTGAACCTGTCCTGGCTGGGACCCGGGCCCACAGGCCCCTCCCCGTGGCTGCTCCTGCTGCTGATCGGGGCCTCCTGGTTCCTGGCCCGCGCCCTGGCCTGGTCCTACGCCTTCTATGACACGTGCCGCCACCTTCGATGCTTCCCACAGCTCCCAAGGAGGAACTGGTTCTGGGGCCACCTGGGTCTG GTCAAACCAACAGAGCAGGGCTTGAAGGTACTGGAAAAGCATGTGGCCACCTACCCCCAGTGTCTTGTGAACTGGTGGGGACCCCTCATTCCCATTGTCACTCTGTGGCACCCTGACTTCATCCGGTGTGTCACCAACACCTCAG CTGCCATTGCACGCAAAGACATGTTCGTCTACCAGTTCGCGAAGCCCTGGCTAG GGGATGGACTTGTGATAAGTAATGGTGACAAGTGGAGCCGCCACCGTCGCATGCTGACCCCCGCCTTCCACTTCAACATCCTGAAGCCCTATGTGAAGATTTTCAACAAGAGCACGAACATAATGCAC GCCAAGTGGCAGCGCCTGGTCTTGGAGGGCAGCTCCTGTCTGGACATGTTTGAGCACACCAGCCTCATGATGCTGGACAGTCTTCAGAAATGCATCTTCAGCTTCGACAGCCACTGCCAGGA gaagcccagTGAATACATCACCAGTATCTTGGAGCTCAGTGCACTTGTGGCGAAACGGAAAGAGCAGATCTTCCTGCACAAGGACTTGCTGTACCGCCTCAGTTCTTATGGGCGGCGCTTCCACAGGACATGTCGCTTGGTGCACAACTTCACAAATGCTGTCATCCAGGAGCGGCGCCGAACGCTCCCTGATAAGGCTGCTGATGAGTTCCTCATGACAAAGGCCAGAACCAAAACTTTGGACTTCATTGATGTGCTCCTGCTGGCCAAG GATGAGGATGGGAAAGAACTATCAGATGAGGACATCCGAGCAGAGGCTGACACCTTCATGTTTGCAG GCCATGACACCACGGCCAGTGGCCTCTCCTGGGCCCTGTACAACCTCGCTAAACACCCAGAGTACCAGGAGCGCTGCCGGCAGGAGGTGCAAGAGCTCCTGAGGGACCGCGGGTCAGAGGAGATTGAATG GGACGACCTGGCCCATTTGCCCTTCCTGACCATGTGCATCAAGGAGAGTCTGCGGCTGCATCCCCCAGTCACCGGCATCCTCCGCCGCTGTACCCAGGACGTGGTGCTCCCGGACGGCCTGGTGATCCCCAAAG GTGTAAACTGCCTAATCAGTATTTTCGGGATGCATCACAACCCGACAGTCTGGCCAAATCCTGAG GTCTATGACCCCTTCCGCTTCAACCCAGAAAACACCCAGAAGAGGTCACCTCTGGCTTTTATTCCCTTCTCAGCAGGGCCCAG GAACTGCATTGGGCAGACATTCGCCATGTCCGAGATGAAGGTGGCCCTGGCGCTCACGCTGCTGCGCTTCCGCATCCTGCCAGGCATGACAGAGCCCCAGAGGAAGCCGGAGGTGATCCTGCGCACGGAGGATGGACTTTGGTTGCGGGTGGAGCCACTGAGCGCAGGTCCTACTGGATGCATCGACAAAGGGCCTTAG